In Armatimonadota bacterium, the following proteins share a genomic window:
- the secA gene encoding protein translocase subunit SecA, translated as MRFLLSLFDSNERDIRRYRKVVEKINALEEQIAALSNDQLRAKTDEFRDRLAKGETLDDLLPEAFAVVREASKRTLKMRHFDVQLIGGMVLHDGRIAEMKTGEGKTLVATLPIYLNALEGKGVHLVTANDYLARRDAVWMGPIYHLLGMSVGVIQGQSPETGEIGGSYIYTPGYQASDPRYLHLKECHRKEAYLADITYGTNNEFGFDYLRDNMAFSIEEVVQRELNYAIVDEVDSILIDEARTPLIISGYAGESTDLYYRVDRVVRHLQPGRDYTLEEKQKIVTLTEEGIQRVEQGLGVKNLAEDPDLMHHVNAALKAHTIFKRDVDYVVRDGEIIIVDEFTGRLMFGRRYSDGLHQAIEAKEGVPIRQENQTLATITFQNYFRLYKKLAGMTGTAKTEEDEFRKIYGLDVVVVPTNKPMIRIDHPDVIYKTEEAKFRGIATEILRLYVKQQPVLVGTRSIEMSEKVSDRLRPDRLKLLCLIHILRDEMEKRKEIPNEKKKEYRALLNRRLDELSLSALTPLAKELGIVPDMNLPENLQRAIQLVGAPPENIEYLKEAFAHGVPHNVLNAKYHEKEAIIIAEAGRKGAVTVATNMAGRGVDIILGGSIAPQVAQEGEEIDEEAEEQWRSFRRGRALPPPPLSEAERSKAAEEVRKLGGLFILGTERHESRRIDNQLRGRSGRQGDPGESRFYVSLEDELWRRFGDPSKQRLLAMWEESESVDVKLLSRLIEKAQKKVEAYNFEIRKHVLEYDEVMNEQRRVIYSERRRILEGHRLTPTIHDFIREKVEDSVMMFTLQDTRHAEVDAEGLFRRLEELFGISRWISVDDIKSRPADKLVDYLQEVALNAYAQREQELGSELMRALERWVMLRVINEKWMEHLANMDYLREGIGLRGYAQQDPLVAYKKEAYEMFQQMLASIQEDVVRWMYHVQVAPPQPQPNVQVTSMSGAGSTPADDGNGSARPASRAAAGTVVKTQKVGRNDPCPCGSGKKYKKCCMNKQGVS; from the coding sequence ATGCGATTTCTACTGAGTCTGTTCGACAGCAACGAACGCGACATCCGACGCTACCGCAAGGTGGTCGAAAAGATTAACGCCCTCGAAGAGCAGATAGCTGCTCTGAGTAACGATCAGCTGCGCGCCAAGACGGATGAGTTCCGCGACCGCCTGGCAAAGGGCGAGACGCTAGACGACCTGTTGCCTGAAGCCTTTGCGGTGGTGAGAGAAGCCTCCAAGCGCACCCTCAAGATGCGCCACTTCGACGTACAGCTTATTGGTGGCATGGTGCTGCACGATGGGCGCATCGCCGAGATGAAGACAGGTGAAGGCAAAACGCTGGTCGCCACCCTGCCCATCTATCTTAACGCGCTGGAAGGCAAGGGCGTGCACCTTGTCACCGCCAACGACTACCTGGCACGACGTGACGCAGTGTGGATGGGACCTATCTACCACTTGCTGGGCATGAGCGTGGGCGTCATCCAGGGACAGAGCCCCGAAACGGGCGAAATCGGCGGTTCCTACATCTATACACCCGGCTATCAGGCTTCTGACCCGCGTTACCTGCATCTGAAAGAATGTCACCGCAAAGAGGCTTATCTCGCGGACATCACGTACGGAACCAACAATGAGTTCGGCTTCGACTACCTGCGCGATAACATGGCGTTCTCCATCGAAGAGGTTGTACAGCGCGAGTTGAACTACGCCATCGTCGACGAGGTGGACAGCATCCTGATTGACGAGGCGCGAACCCCGCTCATCATCTCGGGCTACGCCGGCGAGTCCACCGACCTTTACTACCGCGTGGACCGCGTGGTGCGCCACCTGCAACCCGGGCGCGATTACACGCTGGAAGAGAAACAGAAAATCGTCACCCTCACCGAGGAGGGCATCCAGCGTGTGGAGCAGGGATTGGGCGTGAAAAACCTCGCTGAAGACCCCGACCTGATGCACCACGTCAACGCCGCGCTGAAGGCGCACACCATCTTCAAACGCGATGTAGACTACGTGGTGCGCGATGGCGAGATTATCATCGTGGATGAGTTCACCGGACGGTTGATGTTCGGGCGGCGTTACTCCGACGGCTTGCACCAGGCGATTGAGGCGAAGGAAGGCGTGCCCATCCGGCAAGAGAACCAGACGTTGGCGACCATCACCTTCCAGAACTACTTCCGCCTCTACAAGAAGCTGGCGGGTATGACCGGTACCGCCAAGACCGAAGAGGATGAGTTCCGCAAGATTTACGGGCTGGACGTGGTGGTAGTGCCCACGAACAAGCCGATGATTCGCATTGACCACCCGGACGTGATTTACAAGACAGAGGAAGCGAAGTTCCGCGGCATCGCCACGGAGATACTGCGTCTGTATGTGAAGCAGCAGCCGGTGCTGGTAGGAACGCGCTCTATCGAGATGTCGGAAAAAGTGAGCGACCGCCTGCGCCCCGACAGGCTGAAGCTGCTGTGCCTTATCCACATCCTGCGCGATGAGATGGAGAAGCGCAAAGAGATACCCAACGAGAAGAAGAAGGAATATCGTGCTCTGTTGAACCGCCGCCTGGACGAGCTGAGTCTGAGTGCATTGACTCCGCTGGCGAAGGAACTGGGCATCGTACCCGATATGAATCTGCCCGAAAACCTGCAGCGAGCCATCCAGCTGGTTGGCGCGCCGCCGGAGAACATCGAGTACCTGAAAGAAGCATTTGCGCATGGCGTGCCGCATAACGTGCTGAACGCAAAATACCACGAGAAAGAGGCTATCATTATCGCCGAGGCGGGGCGCAAGGGCGCGGTCACTGTCGCTACCAACATGGCGGGACGCGGCGTGGACATCATTTTAGGTGGCAGCATAGCACCTCAGGTAGCGCAAGAGGGCGAAGAGATAGATGAGGAAGCGGAAGAGCAATGGCGTTCCTTCCGACGCGGGCGTGCACTCCCGCCACCGCCACTCAGCGAAGCCGAACGCTCCAAAGCCGCCGAAGAGGTGCGCAAGCTGGGCGGACTGTTCATCCTGGGCACCGAGCGACATGAGTCACGGCGCATCGACAACCAGCTGCGCGGTCGTTCGGGACGACAGGGCGACCCGGGTGAGAGCCGGTTCTACGTCTCGCTGGAGGACGAACTGTGGCGACGATTCGGCGACCCATCCAAGCAACGCCTGCTTGCTATGTGGGAAGAGAGCGAAAGCGTAGATGTGAAGCTGCTCTCCCGCCTGATCGAGAAGGCGCAGAAGAAAGTGGAGGCGTACAACTTCGAAATCCGCAAACACGTGTTAGAGTACGATGAAGTGATGAACGAACAACGCCGCGTTATCTACAGCGAGCGTCGACGCATCCTAGAAGGTCACCGGCTTACCCCCACCATTCATGATTTCATCCGCGAGAAGGTGGAAGACTCGGTGATGATGTTCACCCTGCAAGACACGCGCCACGCGGAGGTGGACGCAGAGGGTCTCTTCCGCCGCCTGGAGGAGCTGTTCGGCATCTCCCGCTGGATCAGTGTGGACGACATCAAGTCGCGACCGGCGGATAAGCTGGTGGATTACCTGCAAGAGGTCGCTCTGAACGCCTACGCGCAGCGCGAGCAGGAGCTCGGCTCGGAACTGATGCGTGCGCTGGAACGCTGGGTGATGCTGCGCGTCATCAACGAGAAGTGGATGGAGCATCTCGCCAACATGGACTACCTGCGCGAGGGCATCGGCTTGCGCGGATACGCCCAGCAAGACCCGCTGGTCGCCTATAAGAAAGAGGCTTACGAGATGTTCCAGCAAATGCTGGCTTCGATTCAGGAAGATGTTGTCCGCTGGATGTACCACGTACAGGTCGCTCCACCCCAGCCTCAGCCCAACGTGCAGGTAACCAGTATGTCGGGTGCGGGGAGTACGCCGGCAGACGACGGTAACGGCTCCGCACGCCCGGCCTCCCGTGCAGCAGCCGGCACGGTGGTGAAGACGCAAAAAGTGGGGCGCAACGACCCCTGCCCCTGCGGCAGCGGCAAGAAGTACAAGAAGTGCTGCATGAACAAGCAGGGAGTGAGCTAG